In Lachancea thermotolerans CBS 6340 chromosome H complete sequence, a single genomic region encodes these proteins:
- the LCL3 gene encoding Lcl3p (similar to uniprot|P53153 Saccharomyces cerevisiae YGL085W Hypothetical ORF) — protein MSEDRAVRLSSQQILYTKAAILSAALTGSILTSYALFNRYLKQYTRVTQIPLSAFRKNWLYGKVTSVGDGDNFHLFHTPGGILGGWGWARSAPKLDKVNNKRSDSLKRLFFPRFLRRQKEQEKFQSLNVPFKGRRNLPTLSIRLCGVDAPERAHFGNAAQPFSEEALIWLRHTLIGKFVWIKPLSLDQYGRCVAKVKFWSWTGWKNVSLEMVKNGIAVVYEGKTGAEFDDERDIYIFHEQVARKERRGLWSLKKFETPGNYKKRVG, from the coding sequence ATGTCTGAGGACCGAGCCGTCCGGCTCAGCTCCCAACAGATCTTGTACACCAAAGCTGCTATACTATCTGCAGCACTAACTGGGTCCATATTAACGAGTTACGCCCTTTTCAATAGGTACCTCAAACAGTACACCAGAGTAACACAAATTCCATTAAGCGCATTTCGGAAAAACTGGTTATACGGAAAGGTCACCTCTGTCGGAGATGGTGACAACTTTCATTTATTTCATACGCCGGGAGGTATCCTGGGGGGCTGGGGATGGGCCAGAAGTGCTCCTAAACTTGACAAAGTTAATAATAAGCGTAGCGATTCGCTAAAGCGACTATTCTTTCCGCGCTTCCTCAGAAGAcagaaagagcaagaaaagtttCAATCCTTGAATGTTCCCTTCAAAGGCAGAAGGAATCTGCCGACACTTTCAATCCGCCTGTGTGGCGTCGACGCCCCCGAAAGAGCTCACTTTGGAAACGCAGCACAACCTTTCAGCGAGGAAGCTCTTATATGGCTTCGGCATACTTTGATCGGTAAATTCGTGTGGATCAAGCCTCTATCATTGGACCAGTACGGAAGGTGCGTCGCGAAGGTTAAGTTTTGGAGCTGGACTGGGTGGAAAAATGTCAGCCTTGAAATGGTTAAAAACGGTATAGCGGTAGTCTACGAAGGGAAAACTGGAGCAGAATTTGACGATGAGAGAGACATTTACATCTTTCACGAGCAAGTTGCTAGGAAAGAACGAAGAGGCCTCtggagcttgaaaaaatttgagacgCCTGGTAACTATAAAAAAAGGGTTGGTTAA
- the MAD1 gene encoding coiled-coil domain-containing protein MAD1 (similar to uniprot|P40957 Saccharomyces cerevisiae YGL086W MAD1 Coiled-coil protein involved in the spindle-assembly checkpoint phosphorylated by Mps1p upon checkpoint activation which leads to inhibition of the activity of the anaphase promoting complex forms a complex with Mad2p), which translates to MSDSTGSSPFLERPMSPDSTQRHAVSLKYRMNAMQNEFEIEKLSLQRELSTLDKKYRTNLDELEKALGDTKYLYDTNTELESKVKALEEQLSELKTTQDTQSFILRQKLAEKERDIEQLRSESRSKVSELENKYQNSKIESESSKSLLKRYEEEIESQNRQLKELQSAVAQRDDEIASIKASRVVMAHHNYSTEELAELTTLNNLLEEQIKFSKTLEKANLEQANELKKLRVSRDSYQFLLSENERLKTRQEQQGPLERQVQDLELENINLQSQLSFWNSFSTSKDEGTKTRPEEIVKEWTLLKHENLGLVNTNSKLQLDINNVKVLNDELALERNQLLEINKNYETSILNLKKLNYEIEQQKLLSFEECKILRNQLDNLLPIEDNPEDHNKENAGSLGDLVENYKNKTEDLTNELKRLNEELMTRGDAVSSFKKRKTSDDIALNYSQRLNELQLENVDLNRKLTASLETIAMLETKVTKLRQLDQKKLRIMQLRDNPFSKDQLVKRKQLDLLLKENKDLLAGGAISHQHSVPRSLYDRLEFDVKQLENEIFKLNKKTTRLREVFNRKSLEFIEVVNSLLGFKMEFQSDGKVKMISCYKPEKYLVADLHHNSLKSNLQSDIDSWDALLEEFVVKRGQMPGFLASVTLQLWEKQQKSLD; encoded by the coding sequence ATGAGCGATAGCACCGGGTCTTCCCCATTTTTGGAGCGGCCGATGTCGCCTGATAGTACGCAAAGACATGCTGTTTCTCTCAAATACAGGATGAATGCAATGCAGAATGAGTTCGAAATCGAGAAGTTATCATTACAGCGAGAACTATCAACCCTGGACAAAAAGTATAGAACTAACTTGGACGAGCTTGAGAAAGCATTAGGCGATACGAAATATCTTTATGACACAAATACCGAGCTTGAAAGTAAAGTTaaagctttggaggaaCAACTTTCAGAGCTCAAAACAACGCAGGATACACAAAGCTTTATCTTAAGGCAGAAGTTGGCCGAGAAGGAAAGGGACATTGAGCAGCTCCGATCGGAGTCGCGGTCCAAGGTGTCAGAACTTGAGAATAAATATCAAAATTCCAAGATTGAGTCTGAAAGTAGTAAATCACTGCTTAAAAGATatgaggaagaaattgagTCCCAGAATCGCCAATTAAAAGAGCTACAATCGGCTGTCGCGCAACGTGACGATGAAATAGCAAGTATTAAAGCTTCCAGGGTTGTTATGGCCCACCACAACTACTCAACAGAGGAGCTGGCAGAGCTCACAACCCTTAATAATCTGCTTGAAGAGCAGATAAAGTTTTCTAAAACCCTCGAGAAGGCGAACTTAGAACAAGCAAATGAGCTTAAAAAGCTTCGCGTTTCTCGGGACTCTTACCAGTTTCTATTATCAGAAAACGAAAGACTAAAGACCAGACAGGAACAACAGGGACCGCTGGAAAGACAAGTCCAGGACttggaacttgaaaatatcAACCTGCAGTCtcagctttctttttgGAATAGTTTCAGCACTTCTAAAGACGAGGGTACCAAAACAAGGCCTGAGGAGATAGTTAAAGAGTGGACATTACTGAAGCATGAAAATCTTGGATTAGTCAACACTAACTCAAAACTGCAACTTGACATCAATAATGTCAAGGTTCTAAACGATGAGCTTGCGCTTGAGCGTAATCAGCTCCTGGAAATAAACAAGAACTATGAAACAAGCATACTtaatctcaaaaagctgaattaCGAAATCGAGCAGCAAAAGTTGttgtcttttgaagagtGCAAAATCCTGCGGAACCAGCTTGACAATCTTTTGCCTATAGAAGACAACCCTGAAGACCATAACAAAGAGAATGCTGGTTCATTGGGAGATTTAGTTGAAAATTATAAAAACAAGACCGAAGATCTCACTAACGAACTTAAGAGACTCAACGAAGAACTGATGACTAGGGGAGATGCTGTgtcatctttcaaaaagcgtAAGACAAGTGATGATATCGCTCTGAACTATTCTCAGCGCTTGAATGAATTACAACTTGAAAACGTGGATCTCAATCGCAAACTCACAGCTTCCTTGGAGACCATCGCTATGCTTGAAACAAAGGTCACAAAACTCCGGCAGTTGGATCAAAAGAAACTGCGCATCATGCAATTAAGAGACAACCCCTTCTCTAAAGACCAACTGGTAAAAAGGAAACAGCTTGATCTACTTCTAAAGGAAAATAAAGATCTTCTTGCCGGGGGAGCTATTTCTCATCAACATTCGGTCCCCAGATCTCTTTACGATAGGCTTGAGTTTGACGTCAAGCAGTTGGAAaatgagattttcaaactgaacaaaaaaacaactcGGCTAAGGGAGGTTTTCAACCGAAAATCACTTGAATTTATTGAAGTTGTGAATTCCCTTTTAGGGTTCAAAATGGAATTTCAATCTGACGGTAAAGTTAAGATGATCTCTTGCTACAAGCCCGAAAAATACTTGGTGGCAGACTTACACCATAACTCCTTAAAATCTAACTTACAATCTGATATTGATAGCTGGGATGCTCTTCTAGAGGAATTTGTAGTCAAAAGAGGTCAAATGCCAGGTTTTTTGGCGAGCGTAACATTGCAGCTTTGggaaaaacaacaaaagagcTTAGACTGA
- the MMS2 gene encoding E2 ubiquitin-conjugating protein MMS2 (highly similar to uniprot|P53152 Saccharomyces cerevisiae YGL087C MMS2 Protein involved in error-free postreplication DNA repair forms a heteromeric complex with Ubc13p that has a ubiquitin-conjugating activity cooperates with chromatin-associated RING finger proteins Rad18p and Rad5p): MSRVPRSFRLLEELEKGEKGMGPESCSYGLAHSDDITMTHWNGTILGPPHSNHENRIYSVAIECGEAYPDQPPKIRFLSKVNLPCVDQNTGEVKKEQFSTLRDWKRSYTMETLLLDLRKEMALPSNKKLPQPAEGTTF; encoded by the exons ATGTCTCGCGT CCCTAGAAGTTTTCGGTTGCTGGAAGAATTAGAAAAGGGCGAAAAGGGCATGGGCCCAGAATCATGCAGTTACGGACTGGCTCACAGTGATGATATTACGATGACACACTGGAACGGTACGATCCTCGGTCCTCCACATAGCAACCACGAGAATCGCATATACTCTGTTGCCATTGAGTGCGGCGAGGCCTATCCCGATCAGCCCCCAAAAATTAGGTTTCTGTCGAAAGTGAATCTCCCTTGCGTCGACCAGAATACCGGAGAggtgaagaaagagcagtTCAGCACACTGCGCGACTGGAAGCGATCTTATACTATGGAAACTCTCCTGCTAGATCTACGCAAAGAGATGGCTCTACcctccaacaagaagcttccTCAGCCGGCCGAGGGTACTACTTTCTAA
- the POS5 gene encoding NADH kinase (highly similar to uniprot|Q06892 Saccharomyces cerevisiae YPL188W POS5 Mitochondrial NADH kinase phosphorylates NADH also phosphorylates NAD() with lower specificity required for the response to oxidative stress), protein MIRVLRPQCFFRRLHTVDPLNVKLRDTSQFVRVKPVSKLRSISSPDFISSPNSKLQSLIWHRPLQNVFVTKKPWADNTRQAMVEFIAHLHDSYPEINVIVQPDVAEEIAQDFVKNPQSNPGQPHILYTGEMKDIVDKVDLLVTLGGDGTILRAVSLFASMQVPPVLAFSLGTLGFLLPFNFKEHKRVFEEVLNSRAKCLHRTRLECHVIRRGSNGKEGKSVAHHAMNDIFLHRGNSPHLTNLDIFIDGEYLTRTTADGVTLATPTGSTAYSLSAGGSIVSPLVPSILLTPICPRSLSFRPLLLPHSSHIKIKVGCKASQGPDNKLVRLSIDGVPLEDLNVGDEIHVVNEVGTIYVNGSQLPSTTDAATIKRRGQDIKNAGVYCVAKTENDWTRGINELLGFNSSFRFMSQREKEGENSK, encoded by the coding sequence ATGATCAGAGTTCTTAGGCCTCAGTGCTTTTTTCGGAGATTGCACACAGTGGATCCACTGAATGTGAAACTACGAGATACGTCGCAGTTTGTAAGGGTGAAGCCGGTGAGCAAGCTCCGCTCTATATCCTCTCCGGATTTCATTTCATCTCCTAATTCAAAGCTACAGTCGCTGATATGGCACAGACCTCTACAGAACGTTTTTGTCACCAAAAAGCCTTGGGCAGATAATACCCGACAAGCAATGGTGGAGTTTATCGCGCACTTGCACGACTCTTACCCTGAGATCAATGTTATTGTTCAGCCAGATGTCGCTGAGGAGATCGCTCAGGACTTTGTTAAAAACCCTCAGTCCAACCCGGGGCAGCCGCATATCCTGTACACTGGTGAGATGAAAGATATCGTGGATAAGGTTGATTTATTAGTCACTCTCGGCGGAGACGGTACAATTTTAAGAGCAGTGTCGCTGTTTGCTAGTATGCAAGTTCCACCTGTCTTAGCGTTTTCTTTGGGTACGTTAGGCTTTTTGCTGCCGTTCAATTTCAAGGAACACAAGAGGGTTTTCGAGGAGGTCTTGAATTCGAGGGCTAAATGTCTTCACCGCACTAGGCTAGAATGCCATGTTATCCGTCGTGGAAGCAACGGCAAAGAAGGAAAGAGCGTTGCACACCACGCAATGAATGACATCTTCCTGCACCGTGGTAATTCGCCTCACCTCACCAACCTCGATATCTTCATCGATGGTGAATACTTGACAAGAACCACAGCCGATGGTGTCACCCTTGCAACCCCCACTGGCTCCACCGCATACTCTTTGTCAGCAGGCGGTAGTATCGTGTCGCCCCTTGTCCCTTCGATCCTATTAACCCCCATATGCCCACGTTCCCTGTCTTTTAGGCCTCTTCTGCTGCCTCACTCTTCGCacatcaaaatcaaagtGGGCTGCAAGGCTTCTCAGGGTCCCGACAACAAACTTGTTCGGTTGTCCATTGACGGAGTTCCTTTAGAAGACCTAAACGTAGGTGACGAAATACACGTCGTCAACGAGGTCGGCACGATATACGTGAACGGCTCACAGCTGCCCAGCACGACCGACGCTGCCACCATCAAAAGACGCGGCCAAGACATCAAGAATGCGGGTGTTTACTGTGTTGCAAAGACGGAAAATGACTGGACCAGAGGCATCAACGAGCTGTTGGGGTTCAATTCTAGCTTCCGCTTCATGTCCCAGCGGGAGAAGGAGGGCGAGAACAGTAAGTAG
- a CDS encoding KLTH0H04840p (similar to uniprot|P34163 Saccharomyces cerevisiae YKL140W TGL1 Steryl ester hydrolase one of three gene products (Yeh1p Yeh2p Tgl1p) responsible for steryl ester hydrolase activity and involved in sterol homeostasis localized to lipid particle membranes) has translation MCGRMESLWNFCLSLCLRIPMWIYNHCILPLICVLPFFQKYKTFNYSYHNRLVKEVVHANDILDIAMAHGFDVQEHLVRTQDGYLLTVHRVLGKKSEVYRSQAKKPVVYFHHGLLTNSELFLLGQTSDKCLPFLLVERGYDVWLGNNRGNKYSRKHINLSSRSAKFWDFSLDEYAIFDIPNTISYILNLTGLEKLTYIGFSQGSSQAFAAFSINPQLRDKIQLFVGLSPAMIPRSLSHPVAKFLVTCPPELLYFIFGTRAILPSVVFWQRLFGPINYMKIVDWSLVYLFNWKSEHISSAQKQVGYTHMFSPSSVKSVAHWFQIIHNKRFQMFQEDISKIYSSVPSLHRKLHRCAPFPVQVIENMPMMLLYGDQDILIDMETTKQNLVRNLSDLTLVELPGYEHMDTLWAENVVEEVFNPILKKIDQIHAEKPYQNGLEVTASA, from the coding sequence ATGTGCGGCCGCATGGAAAGCCTGTGGAACTTCTGCCTCTCGCTGTGCTTGAGGATCCCCATGTGGATCTACAACCACTGCATCTTGCCCTTGATTTGCGTCCTGCCCTTCTTCCAGAAGTATAAGACGTTCAACTACTCCTACCACAACCGGTTGGTCAAAGAGGTGGTACATGCCAATGATATCCTGGACATAGCCATGGCACATGGTTTCGACGTGCAGGAGCATCTGGTAAGAACGCAGGATGGGTATCTCCTCACGGTCCATCGTGTCCTgggcaagaaaagcgaAGTGTACCGCTCGCAGGCAAAAAAACCGGTAGTCTATTTTCACCATGGCCTCTTGACTAATAGTGAGCTGTTCCTGCTCGGTCAAACTTCTGATAAATGTCTGCCGTTCCTCCTTGTCGAGCGCGGCTACGACGTCTGGCTTGGCAACAACCGTGGTAACAAGTACAGTAGAAAGCACATCAACTTGTCATCTAGGTCGGCCAAATTCTGGgacttttctttggatgAGTACGCCATCTTCGATATCCCTAACACGATAAGCTACATTCTGAACCTTACGGGTCTCGAGAAGCTGACGTACATAGGCTTCAGCCAGGGCTCTTCGCAAGCCTTTGCGGCGTTCTCCATCAACCCTCAGTTAAGAGACAAGATTCAGCTATTTGTCGGTCTTTCGCCGGCAATGATACCCAGGTCTTTGAGTCACCCCGTGGCAAAGTTCCTTGTTACGTGCCCTCCAGAGCTGCTCTACTTCATCTTCGGAACTAGAGCCATTTTACCCTCGGTGGTGTTCTGGCAACGTTTGTTTGGCCCCATAAACTATATGAAAATTGTCGACTGGTCCCTGGTGTACCTTTTCAACTGGAAAAGTGAGCACATCAGCAGCGCGCAGAAGCAGGTGGGTTACACGCACATGTTCTCGCCTTCAAGTGTGAAAAGCGTCGCGCATTGGTTCCAGATTATCCACAACAAGCGCTTCCAAATGTTCCAGGAAGACATCTCCAAGATCTACTCGTCCGTACCATCTTTGCACAGAAAACTACATCGCTGCGCTCCATTTCCGGTGCAAGTCATCGAAAACATGCCTATGATGTTGCTCTACGGCGACCAGGACATATTGATCGACATGGAAACTACCAAACAAAACCTAGTGCGCAACTTAAGCGACCTTACACTCGTGGAGCTTCCTGGCTACGAGCACATGGATACCCTATGGGCTGAGAACGTTGTTGAGGAAGTTTTCAACCCAATACTAAAGAAGATAGATCAAATTCACGCCGAAAAACCCTACCAAAATGGCTTGGAGGTGACTGCTAGTGCATAA
- a CDS encoding KLTH0H04862p (similar to uniprot|P01149 Saccharomyces cerevisiae YPL187W MF(ALPHA)1 Mating pheromone alpha-factor made by alpha cells interacts with mating type a cells to induce cell cycle arrest and other responses leading to mating also encoded by MF(ALPHA)2 although MF(ALPHA)1 produces most alpha-factor) — protein MLKSFSLFLAFALTSITVSAAPINITDSDPVIPRESICGFLDLTDAEDLALLPVSNGTHSGILVVNTTILAQAFGSDDILTKRDANAEAEADPWRWLSLSRGQPMYKRDANAEADAEPWRWLSLSRGQPMYKRDANAEADAEPWRWLSLSRGQPMYKRDANAEADAEPWRWLSLARGQPMY, from the coding sequence ATGCTTAAATCCTTTTCActctttttggccttcGCATTGACCTCTATCACGGTTTCCGCCGCACCCATCAACATCACAGACTCCGACCCAGTGATTCCTAGAGAGAGTATATGCGGGTTCTTAGACCTGACTGACGCGGAAGACCTGGCGCTTTTGCCGGTTTCTAATGGGACCCATTCCGGCATTTTGGTTGTCAACACGACCATCCTTGCTCAGGCGTTCGGAAGCGACGACATTTTGACCAAGAGGGATGCCAATGCAGAGGCAGAAGCCGACCCATGGCGCTGGTTGAGCTTGTCTAGAGGGCAGCCAATGTACAAAAGAGACGCTAACGCTGAAGCCGACGCAGAGCCATGGCGCTGGCTGAGTCTGTCTAGAGGACAGCCAATGTACAAAAGAGACGCTAACGCTGAAGCCGACGCAGAGCCATGGCGCTGGTTGAGCCTGTCTAGAGGACAGCCAATGTACAAGAGGGATGCCAACGCTGAGGCTGACGCCGAGCCATGGCGCTGGCTAAGTCTGGCTAGAGGCCAGCCAATGTATTAG
- the UIP4 gene encoding Uip4p (some similarities with uniprot|Q08926 Saccharomyces cerevisiae YPL186C UIP4 Protein of unknown function) has protein sequence MSKIVFKHQQAGLGSLSLAGNFTKWEIKPMVFNGDEGQWEFEIEPEMLGNCELQDGKAVTFFKFVDERGDWFTDDNFAKEADENGNENNALYLQVDGDAARSENQPSEVEHQTEGDQEAEPSTPDPTPVVQMKTPRANEREESPVMITESDLEEDFHDTNNQDQGELTETRNHSADTSVSATQNPAEYKNFLQSIVFFFKNLFRRWFGMGTKQQESR, from the coding sequence ATGAGCAAAATCGTTTTCAAGCACCAGCAGGCTGGGCTAGGCTCTCTGAGCTTGGCAGGAAATTTCACGAAGTGGGAGATAAAGCCCATGGTGTTTAACGGAGATGAAGGCCAATGGGAGTTCGAGATTGAGCCTGAGATGCTGGGAAATTGCGAGCTGCAGGACGGCAAGGCAGTGacgtttttcaagttcgTTGACGAGCGCGGGGATTGGTTCACGGACGATAATTTCGCCAAGGAGGCGGACGAGAACGGCAACGAAAATAATGCCCTATACCTGCAGGTTGACGGCGACGCTGCGAGATCCGAGAACCAGCCGTCGGAGGTTGAACATCAAACTGAGGGAGACCAGGAAGCGGAGCCCTCGACGCCCGATCCAACACCAGTGGTTCAGATGAAAACGCCAAGAGCCAACGAGCGCGAGGAGTCGCCTGTGATGATTACCGAGTCGGACTTGGAGGAGGACTTCCACGACACAAACAACCAGGACCAGGGCGAGCTCACAGAGACAAGGAACCACTCGGCGGACACAAGCGTTTCCGCAACGCAAAACCCGGCGGAATACAAGAATTTTTTGCAGAGCATagtgttcttcttcaagaatctGTTTCGGCGATGGTTCGGGATGGGGACCAAGCAGCAAGAGTCTCGTTAG
- the MRN1 gene encoding Mrn1p (similar to uniprot|Q08925 Saccharomyces cerevisiae YPL184C Hypothetical ORF): MSSHYHQQFMNTPMYAYDVPSAGLESIDDGLYRSLSPTSQVAYQNDRQAVWPNAGYQSNGAGYLEQHQMGYPPQSGILEQQPTFGVIPNETDNASSQISTGSSSYSSTPRNSKFVVAAAAAAAAANAPLSHKPLQLNNPRDFTSAPSRTVYLGNIPPNLEVRELLDHVRSGVVEDVRILREKMCAFISFLDESSALLFHSDAILKRLNIGGRDIKVGWGKPTPIDPVVTAAVSNDGATRNVYIGRLNTDRDLAPQFGADPRDLIATEEKLRADLDFYGEIESVKIIVEKGIAFVHFSSIFSAIKVVSSLATVNPYYSNKKIFYGKDRCAFVTKTQQHNAAQFLGLQPGMEHLVQYTDRDFISNTLLQQSAAAAAIATAAGGANNLGNRTIYLGNLPKDVKIEEICNAVRGGLLQSIKLLTDRHVCFVTFIDPTAAAQLYAMTSLHGLTIHNKRCKIGWGKHSGALSNALALAVSHGASRNIYLGNIDFKADSERDVPVFTEQNLRKLFEEYGEVEQINFLPERSCCFVNFTNISNAILAIDKIKSNEQFKDLKINFGKDRCGNVPRQYR, encoded by the coding sequence ATGTCGTCTCATTACCATCAACAGTTCATGAATACACCCATGTATGCATATGACGTGCCTTCGGCTGGCCTCGAAAGCATAGACGACGGCCTGTATCGATCGTTGTCACCCACCTCTCAGGTTGCATACCAAAATGACCGCCAGGCGGTTTGGCCCAACGCCGGATACCAAAGCAATGGTGCAGGATATCTCGAACAGCACCAGATGGGCTACCCTCCTCAATCCGGAATCCTTGAGCAACAGCCGACTTTTGGCGTCATTCCTAATGAGACAGATAATGCATCGAGCCAGATTTCCACGGGCTCTTCTAGTTATTCAAGCACCCCAAGGAACTCAAAGTTTGTAGTTGCGGCTGCCGCcgcagcagcggcagctAACGCTCCGTTGTCCCATAAGCCTCTCCAACTAAACAACCCCAGGGACTTCACGTCGGCCCCAAGTAGGACTGTTTATCTTGGAAACATCCCACCAAACCTGGAGGTCAGGGAACTCCTGGACCATGTCCGTAGTGGAGTGGTCGAGGATGTTAGAATTTTGCGGGAAAAGATGTGCGCCTTCATCTCCTTTTTGGATGAAAGCTCTGCTTTACTTTTCCACTCGGACGCGATACTTAAACGCCTGAACATTGGCGGTCGCGACATTAAAGTCGGCTGGGGAAAGCCCACGCCAATCGATCCCGTTGTGACTGCTGCAGTTTCCAACGACGGGGCTACGAGGAATGTTTATATTGGTCGTCTCAACACAGATCGTGACCTTGCGCCGCAGTTCGGCGCAGATCCGAGAGACTTGATCGCCACTGAAGAGAAATTAAGGGCAGATCTTGACTTCTACGGCGAGATCGAATCCGTCAAGATTATTGTCGAGAAGGGAATCGCATTTGTTCACTTTTCATCTATTTTCAGTGCTATTAAGGTGGTCTCGAGTCTAGCAACTGTAAACCCTTACTAttccaacaagaagatATTTTATGGGAAAGACAGATGCGCTTTTGTCACCAAGACTCAGCAGCATAACGCGGCTCAGTTTCTGGGGCTGCAACCAGGCATGGAACATCTGGTTCAGTATACTGACCGGGACTTCATCTCCAACACATTGCTTCAGCAGTCTGCGGCAGCTGCAGCTATTGCTACAGCTGCAGGAGGTGCAAATAACCTTGGAAACAGAACAATATACCTGGGTAACCTGCCCAAAGATGTGAAGATCGAGGAGATTTGCAACGCAGTGCGCGGTGGACTTTTGCAAAGCATCAAGCTACTCACAGATCGTCACGTGTGTTTTGTCACTTTCATCGATCCTACTGCTGCTGCCCAGCTTTACGCAATGACATCGCTGCATGGGCTCACTATTCACAACAAAAGGTGCAAGATTGGATGGGGCAAGCATTCTGGTGCGTTGTCCAACGCACTTGCGCTTGCCGTGAGCCACGGTGCCTCACGTAACATATACCTAGGAAACATCGACTTCAAGGCGGATAGCGAACGTGATGTTCCAGTCTTCACAGAACAAAACCTGcgcaaactttttgaagagtaTGGCGAAGTCGAGCAGATCAACTTTCTCCCCGAGCGCAGTTGCTGCTTCGTCAATTTCACCAACATCAGCAACGCAATCCTAGCCAttgacaaaatcaagagcaATGAGCAGTTCAAAGACCTAAAGATCAACTTTGGGAAAGATCGTTGTGGCAACGTGCCCCGCCAATATCGTTAG